Proteins co-encoded in one Papaver somniferum cultivar HN1 chromosome 5, ASM357369v1, whole genome shotgun sequence genomic window:
- the LOC113283034 gene encoding aspartic proteinase Asp1-like — MKGEGKCNMGGMKLVVLYLALVLVLAAFLPGCFVVGDQELKWRKQAKSNSSPFPTLVGTSAVYPVLGNVYPVGYYYVDIRIGYPPKPFYLDIDTGSDLTWLHCDAPCLQCPEVPHPLYRLIENSHILCPDPICAIVRALEDHQCEKPTDHCDYEVEYADQGSSQGLLVKDVFPLRSSNGSLVGPRLFFGCGFDQEGSSGTTSPTDGVLGLGRGKSSVVSQLQRIGIVRNVIGHCFSSNGGGFLFFGDDLVPSSGVVWTPMSRDPKNQNHYSPGPAELFFGKQSISVKDLHVVFDSGSSYTYFNSQAYNALISSIMKDLTKTPLKITAADETLSICWKGAKAFKSITEVKKYFKPVILSFVNGKKAQRMEIPPESYLIVSEHGNVCSGILNGTEIGLEDLNLIGDNFFQDQMVIYDNEKQEIGWATANCDRLPNIDREEEDLSQLDTASLDILTEDYGPEASSFQKEYEESHKKDELRK; from the exons ATGAAAGGAGAGGGTAAATGCAATATGGGAGGGATGAAATTGGTGGTACTGTACTTGgcattggttttggttttggctgCATTTCTTCCAGGTTGTTTTGTAGTTGGAGATCAAGAGTTGAAGTGGAGGAAACAAGCTAAATCTAATTCTTCACCATTTCCAACTCTTGTTGGTACTTCTGCTGTTTACCCTGTTCTTGGAAATGTCTATCCTGTTGG TTATTACTATGTGGACATCAGAATTGGATATCCACCCAAACCATTCTACCTTGATATAGACACAGGCAGCGATCTTACATGGCTTCATTGTGATGCCCCCTGTCTGCAATGTCCAGAG GTTCCTCACCCATTGTACCGTTTAATCGAGAACAGCCACATCCTCTGCCCAGACCCCATTTGTGCAATTGTGCGCGCTCTCGAAGATCACCAATGTGAGAAACCAACTGATCATTGTGACTATGAGGTTGAGTATGCAGATCAAGGTTCTTCTCAGGGTCTCCTTGTCAAAGATGTTTTCCCCCTTCGCTCTTCCAATGGATCACTAGTTGGACCCCGCTTGTTTTTTGG TTGTGGATTTGATCAAGAGGGCTCTAGCGGAACTACTTCTCCTACAGATGGAGTGTTAGGTCTTGGCAGAGGGAAAAGCAGCGTTGTTTCTCAGCTTCAACGTATAGGGATAGTAAGAAATGTTATTGGCCACTGCTTCAGTAGCAATGGTGGAGGCTTTCTCTTCTTTGGAGACGATCTTGTACCATCTTCTGgagtagtttggacaccaatgtCACGTGACCCCAAGAA CCAAAATCACTACTCGCCAGGGCCAGCAGAACTCTTTTTTGGAAAGCAGTCTATTAGTGTGAAGGATCTTCATGTTGTTTTTGACAGTGGGAGCTCCTACACCTATTTTAACTCTCAGGCTTACAACGCTCTCATTTCTTCT ATAATGAAAGATTTAACAAAGACACCACTGAAAATTACTGCTGCGGATGAGACATTGTCTATTTGCTGGAAAGGCGCGAAAGCATTCAAATCCATTACCGAAGTCAAGAAATACTTCAAACCAGTAATCCTAAGCTTTGTGAATGGCAAGAAAGCACAGCGAATGGAAATACCCCCTGAATCTTACTTGATTGTTAGT GAACACGGCAATGTCTGCTCAGGGATACTTAATGGTACTGAAATTGGATTGGAAGATCTCAACCTTATTGGAG ACAACTTTTTCCAAGATCAAATGGTGATATATGACAACGAGAAGCAGGAGATTGGATGGGCCACTGCAAATTGTGACAGGCTTCCCAA CATTGATCGTGAAGAAGAAGACTTATCTCAACTTGATACCGCCAGTCTAGATATACTAACAGAAGATTATGGTCCTGAAGCTTCTAGTTTCCAAAAGGAGTATGAAGAATCACATAAAAAAGATGAACTACGTAAATGA